The genomic DNA ATGCCGTCGACGAGTGCGGGCGCGAGCGACTCCATGCCCTCGACGGCGATGCCCTCGGCGAGCTTGCCGAGCAGGTCGGCCGCACCGGGGAGCTGCTCGAGCAGGGCAGCGGCCCGTTCGCGGACGGCCTCGGTGAGCAGGACCTCGCGGCACGGCGGCGCCCAGAGCCCGTGCTCGGCGACCTCGAGGCTGCGCTGGTCGGCGACCTTGAACCAGCGGATCTCCTCGACCGTGTCGCCCCAGTACTCCACGCGCACCGGGTGGTCCTCGGTCGGGGGGAAGACGTCGAGGATCCCGCCACGGACCGCGAACTCACCACGGCGCTCCACGAGGTCGGTGCGGGTGTATGCCGCCGCGGCGAGGTCCTCGACGACGCGCTCCAGCGGTGCCTCGTCCCCGGCCCTGAGGGCCACGGGGCGCAGCTCGCCCAGCCCCTTGGAGACGGGCTGCAGGACCGCGCGGACCGGGGCCACGACCACGTCGAGCGGGCCGTAGGTGGCGTCGTCGGGGTCGGGGTGGCGCAGGCGGCGCAGGACGGCCAGCCGCTTGCCGACGGTGTCGCTGCGCGGGCTGAGCCGCTCGTGCGGCAGCGTCTCCCAGGCCGGGAAGTCGGCCACGCGGTCGGGGTCGAGGAAGCACCCCAGGGCGGCGACGAGGTCCTCCGCCTCACGCGTCGTCGCGGTGATCGCCAGCAGCGGTCGTCCCGCCTCGCGGGCCATCGAAGCGACGAGGGCCGCGCGGGCCCCGGTGGGCGCGGACACGTCGACGGCGAGCTCGCCGGCGCGCGCGGCAGCGAGCGCGCGCCCGACACCGGGATCGGTGGCGAGCGCGTCGAGCAGCGGGGCGAGGGTCATGGGTGGGGGCTCCTGCAACGGCGAGGGACAGCACGAACGCCCCACGGCTGGTGCCGATGGGGTGTTCTCAAGGGTAGTCGCCGGTCCCGACACCCCTCACCGGCCCGGGCCGCTCGACCCTCCTGCCCCGCGGGGCATTGCGGTCGCGGACGGACACTCCGTCCCACGTCGGGCAACTCACTACTGCGTTTGCATGATCCGGTCCGCCGACCGTCCCCACAGGATGGTCGGACGGTGCAACGCGGCACGTGGCAATGGGGGACGCGTGAGAGGGATGGACATGACTGGACAGGGACAGCCGGGACCGCCGCAGTGGGCCGGGCGACAGGGGCAGGGCGTGCGTGGTTACGTACCGGGGGTCTTCGACCTCTTCCACATCGGCCACCTCAACATCCTCCGGGCCGCGCGCGAGCAGTGCGACTGGCTCATCGCCGGGGTCGTCACCGACGACAAGGCCTACCGCGCCAAGGCGAAGTACCCCGTGATCCCCCTCGCCGAGCGCGTGGCCATCCTCGAGCACATCACGCTCGTCGACGAGGTCGTCGTGGAGCACCAGCCGAGCAAGCTCGACGTCTGGCGCGAGCACCCGTTCGACGTGATCTTCAAGGGCGACGACTGGCGCGGCACGGCCAAGGGCCGCCAGCTCGAGACCGACTTCTCGACCGTCGGGGTCGAGGTCGCCTACTTCCCGTACACGATGCAGACCTCGAGCACCCTCCTGCGCGCCGCCCTCGAGTCCGCCGCGTCCTGATGGCCGACTACGTGGCCCAGGGCGGGCTCGACTCCCGCCGTGCCCGGGCCCGGGAGCTCTCGGCGAGCGCGGGGAAGTCCAACCGCGGCGCCCCGGGGTACTCCCGGTGGGTCAACCGGCCGGCGGGGCGGCGGCTCGCCATCTGGGCGTTCCTGCTCGGCCTGACCCCCAACCAGGTCACGATCATCTCCGGCCTCACCACCCTGACCGGGATCGTCGTGCTCGTCGTCGCGCCCCCCACCGTGGTGACCGGGCTCGTGGTCGCGTTCCTGCTGGCCCTCGGGTACGCCCTGGACTCCGCGGACGGGCAGCTCGCCCGCATGCGCGGCAGCGGCAGCGTCACCGGCGAGTGGCTCGACCACGTCATCGACTGCGCGAAGGTGGCCACGCTGCACGTGGCCGTGCTGCTGTGCTGGTACCGGTTCTACGACGTCCCCGACTGGGCGCTGCTGGTCCCCATCGCGTTCAGCATCCAGGCCTCGGTCTACTTCTTCACCAAGATCCTCAGCGACCAGCTGCGGCCCCCGAAGACCGCGCCCCCGGAGGTGCAGCAGGGTGGTGAGGGCCGACCGCCCGTGCTGGCGTCGCTGCTCGTGCTCCCCCTGGACTACGGCCTGCTCTGCGTGACGTTCGCCCTGCTCGGGTTCCACACCCTGTTCGCCGTCGCGTACACCGCCCTTGCGCTGGCGGGCGTCCTCCTGCTCGCTGCCGCGCTGCCCAAGTGGTACCGCGACCTGGCCCGGGCCGACCGCGCCCGCCAGAGCGTCTAGCCCGCACGGCAGCCGCCTCTCCCGGGCCTGCCCGCCTTTGCCCGCCCACGCCCGCCGCGCCCTTAGCGCGGCGGGCGTATTTCGTGCGTGATCGACACGTCCCGGACACCCCTATTGGCCGTTCGGACTAGTCCTTTTCCTACGTCATCAGCACTAGTCCCTACGTATAGGAGATGAGTAAATAACTCGTCTATGTGGGTGACAGGGATGACCGACCGATGTTTGTCTACCGACGACCACATCGGCGGGGGGCCGCATACGAGAGGTTCTCCATGATCGACATCTCCAGCACGTCCACCGCCGTCACCCGACGCACGACCTTCGTCCGAGGGCGCCGCCTGAGCCGCACCGGATGGGTCGTCGGCCTGACCCTGGCGCTCGTCGCGGGCATCGCCCCGTGGTCGCCGACCGGCGCCCAGAGCCCCGCCTCGGCGGCCACCGGTCGTCGGGCGGACACGGGTGGCTCGGTCGCCCCCGGCGTGGCCCGCTACCCCTACCCGGGTGGTGCGATCTTCGTCTCCCCCTCCGGCAACGACGCAGCCCCCGGCACCTCGAGCCGTCCCGTGCGGACCATCGCCCGCGGCATCCAGCTCAGCCCCTCGCGCGGGACCGTCGTCCTGCGCGGCGGGACGTACCACGAGAGCGTCACGATCTTCAAGACCGTGACCCTGCAGAGCTACCCCGGCGAGGCCGTGTGGCTCGACGGCAGCGTCCCGATCAGCGGCTGGACCAAGGTCGGGTCCGTCTGGCGCCACAACGGCTGGACCCCGCGCTTCGACTCCAGCCCCACCTACACCAAGGGCGCCGCGGACGGCACCGCTCCCGGCTGGGGCTTCGTCAACCCGGCGTTCCCCATGGCCGCCCACCCCGACATGGTCTTCCGCGACGGCGTCTCCCAGCGTCAGGTGAAGTCGCTCTCCCTGGTCAAGCCCGGCACCTTCTACCTCGACACCGCGACCTCCCAGCTCTACGTCGGCAGCGACCCGAGCGGCGCGGCGATGCGTGGCACCGACCTCGCCAAGGCCCTCTCGGTCCGGGCGCCCGACGTGCTGATCCGCGGCTTCGGCATCCGCCGGTTCGGCAACAGCGTCTGGCACATGGGGGCCATCACCCTCGAGTCGCCGCGCAACGCCCTGGCCAACATGGTGATCGACCAGATGGCCACGACCGGTGTCGCCGCGATCGCGTCGGACATCGTCCTCAACCAGGTCTCCGTCCTCCGTAGCGGCCTGCTCGGGGTGCACGCCTCGACCGCCGACCGACTCCGGGTGCTCAACAGCCGCCTGGTCGGCAACAACGCCGAGCGCTTCAACACCGCCCCGGTCTCCGGCGGCATCAAGGTCGGGCGCCTGCGGACCATCACGGTCAGCGGCACGACGATCTCCGCCAACTGGGGCCACGGCTTCTGGGCCGACCAGTCGGTCTACGACACCCGCCTGCTGCACAACAACATCGAGTCCAACCAGGGCACCGGGGTGTTCCTCGAGATCTCGTCGCTGGCCGTCGTCGTGGACAACCTCATCGGCCGCAACACCGGCAACGGCATCAAGGTCAACAACACGAGCAACGTCCGGATCTGGAACAACACCATCGTGGCCAACCACCGCGAGCTCAACATCGTCGCCGACTCCCGGCTGGCCTCCAACACCAGCTGGGGCCACGACCCGCGCCGTCCCGACCCCGACCCCACCATGACCTGGGTCCTCGGGCCGGTGCAGGTCCGCAACAACGTCATCGGCCTGGCCCGGGGTGGCAACTGCCTCACCTGCGTCGAGGACTACACGTTCCGCCGCAGCGCCGAGCAGATCGGCGTGACCACGGGCGGCAACATCTACAACCGTCCGGCCGGGTCGACCCCGACGTGGACGCACGTGTGGAGCAGCGGCCGGACGAACCCGTACGTCTTCACCGGGCTGGGCTCCTTCCAGCGCGCCACCGGCCAGGACCGCACGAGCGTCTCCTACGAGCACGGTCCGGTCGTCACCCTGAGCGGCAAGCTCACCCCCGGCGCCCGCACCAAGGGTGCAGCCATCGCCGCACCCCTCCCGGCGGACCTCGCGAAGCTGAGCGGTCTCACGGCGGGTTCGCGCCGCGTCGGGGTCTGGGGCCGCTGACCGCCCTCACCGGCCACTTCACCAGACCGGCTGCACTCCCCGGAGCACCCCGCCTAGGGTGTCCTCCGGGGAGTGCAGCACGTCAGGGCTCCCGTCACGGACGCGGTGCCCACGAGGGCAGATGACGGAGTTCTCGCACAGATGGTCAGAACGGTTCGGATCCTCGGCACCCACGGTGTGCCCGCGGCATACGGCGGTTTCGAGACCGCCGCCGAGAACATCGCCCTGTTCCTCGTGGACCGTGGCTGGCGGGTGGTCGTGTACTGCCAGGGCACCGGCACCGGACCCGTCGTCGAGGACACCTGGCGCGGCATCGAGCGAATCACCATCCCCCAGCACCGCGAGGGCTGGCTCGGCACGTCGGCCTTCGACCTGGCCTCGATCCGGCACGCGATCGCCTTCGACGACGTCCACCTGACCTTCGGCTACAACACCGGCGTCTTCAACATCCTCCAGCGGCTCAAGGGAATTCCCAACGTCATCAACATGGACGGGATGGAGTGGACCCGCCGCCGGTGGGGCCTGGCCAAGCAGGGGATCCTCCTCGCGAACGAGCGGTGCGCCGGCCTGTTCGGCAACCAGCTGGTCGCCGACCACCCCGAGATCGAGAAGTACCTGCGCACGTTCAACCGCGCGCGGCGCGTCTCGATGATCACGTATGGCGCGCACGCCGTCACCGACGCGCCCACCGACCCCGTCCTCGCCCTCGGCCTGGAGCCCGGGCGCTACCTCACCTGCATCTGCCGCCCGATCCCGGAGAACTCGCTGCTCGAGATCGTCACCGGGTACTCCGCGAAGCCGCGTGGGGTGAAGCTCGTCGTGCTCGGCAACTTCACGCCGGAGACCGACGACTACCACCGGCAGATCGTCGACGCAGCCGGCCCCGAGGTCGTCTTCCCGGGGGCGATCTACGAGCCGGAGGTCGTCCAGGCGCTGCGGTTCCACAGCCTCGCCTACGTCCACGGGCACACCGTCGGCGGCACCAACCCCTCCCTCGTCGAGGCGATGGCCGCGGGGAACCCCGTCATCGCGCACGGCAATGCGTACAACCGCTGGGTCGCGGGGCCGGCCCAGCGGTACTTCACCGACGCGCGGTCGCTGTCGGACCAGCTCGACGCGATCCTGCAGAAACCTGACGTTCTCCACCAGATGCATGACGCGGCAAGGGCCCGTCATGCTGAAGAGTTCACGTGGGAGTTCGTCGCGGGCCAGTACGAGGCCGTCATCGCACGCCTCCAGGCGAAGCGTGGGACCACGGGCAGAGCGGCCCGAAGGAGCGCCCGCCAGACGAGTGCCGCGAGGGGCGGCACCGCACCGAAGTGAAATGGAGCTGGACGTGATCAGGCTGGGCGTCGTCGGGTTGGGGAAGATGGGACTCTCCCACCTGGCCATCTTCAAGGCCCATCCGGAGGTCGAGCTGGCCGCCGTCTGCGACTCCACGGGGTACGTTCTGGACGTCCTGGCCAAGTACACAGGTGTCACGACGTACAAGGACATGGGCGTCATGCTGCGCGAGGCGCGCCTCGACGCCGTCGTCATCGCCACCCCGTCCCACCTGCACGCACCCATGGTGCGGTCGGCCCTCGAGGCAGGTGTCCACGTCTTCTGCGAGAAGCCCTTCACGCTCGACGACGCCGACGGCCAGGCGCTCACGCAGCTCGCCGCCGAGCGCGGCCTGGTGACCCAGGTGGGCTACCACAACCGCTTCGTCGCAGCCTTCGGCGAGCTCAAGGCGCTCATCGAGTCCGGCGCCCTCGGTGACGTGACCCACGTCGTCGCCGAGGCCTACGGGCCCGTCGTGCTCGCCCCCAAGGGCGGCACCTGGCGCAGCCGCAAGTCCTCCGGCGGCGGGTGCCTCTACGACTACGCGGCCCACCCCATCGACCTCGTCCAGTGGTACCTCGGCTCCCCCACCTCGGTGGCCGGCAGCCGCCTCAACCGCATCTTCTCGGCCGAGACCGACGACGAGGTCGTCAGCACGCTGATGTACCCCGACGACGTCACCGCGCAGGTGTCGGTGAACTGGTCGGACGAGTCCCAGCGCAAGATGACCACGAAGATCAGCGTCTGGGGCACCGCCGGTCGCGCCTTCGCCGACCGCCAGGAGCTCCAGGTCTACCTGCGCGACACCGCACCGGTCCCCGAGGGGTACCGCACCGGCTGGAACGTCCGGTACACCACCGAGCTCAGCGAGCAGCCCTGGTTCTACCTGCGCGGCGAGGAGTACAGCGCACAGGCCGACGCCTTCGTCCAGCGCGTCAAGGCGCGCAGCCGCGAGGGGGCCAACACCTTCGAGTCCGGGGTGGCGACCGACCGCATCCTCACGATGATCTCCCGCGACGCCGCTGCGGCGGCCTCGGCGCCGGCTGCCAGCGAACCCCTCGGAACCATCTCGACGAACCTGCCCCTGAACGGTCGACCCACCTCCACGACGACCACCAGGCGCCGTCGCTCGCTGCCCGGCCGGGTCCCCGCCGCGCTCCGAACCCTCCGCACTCTCCGGCCCCGGCGCTCGAGGAAGGCAGCCTGATGCAACGACTTCTCTTCGGGGACAACCAGTTCTTCGGCGTGAACCACATGTCCGAGGACAAGGCCCGCAGCCAGTCCATGAAGTTCCAGGACCTCAGCGCGATCATGGAGGTCCTCGACGCCGCCTACGACGAGGGCGTCACCACGTTCATGTGCACGACGCACGACCGCGTCGCGGAGATCGCCGACCTGGTCCGGGCCGAGCCCGAGCGCTACGCGGACATGGAGTTCTTCCCCTGCATGCCGTACGCGCACAAGTACGCCAACGCGATGACCGAGGACGGCCCGCTGGGCGCGCTCAAGCGGTTCCTGCCCGACGAGAGCCTGTTCAGCGCCGCCGTCAAGGGTGGGAAGTCGTTCGCCAGCAAGGACATCGACCACGTCACCCGGATGCTCATCGACGCGGAGATGTCGATGTTCAAGGGCCTCAAGACCCCGGTGGTCTTCCTCCAGAACGTCGTCGTCGACCTGCTGCTCGGACTCGGGTTCGACGAGGCGTTCACGATCTTCGCGGACCACGTGCGTCGCGAGTACGACGCCGAGCCGGGCTTCATCACCATGAACCTCCCGTTGCTGCTCGACACGCTCGAACGGCTCGGCATCGACAACCCCATCGTCTGCTCCAACATCAACAAGATCGGGTTCCGGATGCCCGGCGGCCTCGAGGCGTACGACGAGGCGTTGCGCGGCCGTCGGTTCCGGGCCATCGCGATGTCGGTCTTCGCCTCCGGCGCGGTCCCGCCCGACGAGGCGATCGAGTGGGTCTGCGCCCAGCCGAACATCGAGTCGATCGTCTTCGGGGCGTCCAGCAGGCGGAACATCGCCTCGACGAAGTCCTTGGTGGACCAGCACTGGCCCGCCCACGTGGGAGTCTGATCTCCTCCATTCGGACGAGGGCGTCCAGCCGTGACGCACGGACAATGGATGACGCGAAACAGACAGCTGGTCGCGGTCCCGCGTGGACCGACTCGGAAAGGGGGCAGGTGGCATGACCTTGCGCGCCTACCTGCAGATCCTGCTCAAGCGGTGGCGGATCGTCGTCGCCGCCACCCTGCTCGTCCTGTCCGCCGCCGCGGCGTTCACCTACTTCACCCCCCCGACGTATGCCGCGTCCTCCATCGCGTTCGTCTCCATCAACTCCCCGGGGTCGTCGGAGTCCTCGTCGATCTACCAGAGCTCGCAGTTCGCCATGCAGCGCGTGAAGTCGTACACGGAGGTCGTGAAGAGCCCTGACGTGCTCCAGCCGGTCATCGACGAGCTCGACCTGCCGATGACCGTCCAGGAGCTGCGCCGCGTGGTCACGGCGGAGAACGAGGTCGACACCGTCCTGATCACGGTCACGGCCACCGACCGCTCCCCCACCCGCGCGCAGGCGATCTCCAACGCGGTGAACACCCAGCTCGGCCTCGCCGTCGAGAAGCTCGAGACGCCCCGCGCCGGCGGCGTCTCCCCGGTCAAGATGACGACCACCGTGCCGGCGGCGACCCCCCGCTACCCCATCTCCCCCCGCGTCACGCTCAACCTCGCGCTGGGCCTCATCGCCGGGCTGGCCTTCGGCGTCGTCGTCGCCGTGATCCGCGAGCAGCAGGACACCACGGTCAAGGGCGAGGAGCTCGAGCAGCTCACCGGTCGTGCGCCGCTCGCCCTGGTCGGCGTCATCCCCAACGCCAAGACCAAGCCGCTGATCACCATGGAGGGACACGGCCGGGGCGTCGAGGAGTTCCGCTCGCTGCGGGCCAACCTCCAGTTCGTCGACGTCGACCAGCCGCCTCGCGTCATCGTGGTGACCTCGCCGCTCGCGGGCGAGGGCAAGACGACCACGGCCTGCAACCTGGCCATCGCGCTGGCCCAGTCCTCCCTCAAGGTCTGCCTCGTGGAGGCCGACATGCGTCGCCCCCAGGCCGCGAACCTGCTCGGCATCGACGGCTCCATCGGCCTGTCCAACGTGGTCGCCGGGCAGCTCGACCTCGCGGACGCCCTCATGCCGTGGCACCGCGGCCTGCTGCAGTTCCTCGCTGCCGGCACCACGCCCCCCGACCCCAGCAAGCTCCTGGGCTCCAAGAACATGCAGGCCCTGCTCGAGACGCTGCGGGCGGACTTCGACTACGTCATCATCGACGCTCCGCCGATCCTGCCCGTGAGCGATGCAGCCGTCCTCGCCCACAACACCGACGGAGCTGTGCTGGTCACGCGGTACGGCAAGACCCGTCGCGAGCACGTCACGCGCTCGGTCGCAGACCTCGCAGCGGTGCAGGCACGCCTCATCGGAGCCGTCATCACCATGGTCCCGGCGCGCGGACAGCGCTCGCTGCGCGGCCACGACGAGGACTACGCGGCCCTCGCCGCCGCCGACAACGACTGGGTGGGCGCGAGCGCCCCCCTCGCCCAGGGAGCACGGCGCACACCCCAGCGCGGACGCCACGAGCCGCCCGAGGCCGCGCCCGGTCCCTCGGACGAGTTCGTCGACCTCGAGCGCGACCTCGACATCTACCGCGACGACGCCCTCGCCCCGGCTCCGTCCCCCGCGGCCGAGCCCTCCAGCCCGGCGTCGGCTCCCCCGACCTCGGAGGTCGGCAGCAGCACCCACGGGGAGGCCCCGAGTGCCCCCGCACGCCCGAACAGCCAGCGTCGCGCGAAGCAGCGACGTGCCCAGCGGCGCGCCACCCGGCCGCAGGGATCCGGGAACGAGCAGGACCAGCCGACGACGGACAGGGAGGACTCCCTGACCTGACCGACAGTGACTGCTCAGACCGCGACGGTCCGGGCGGTCACCTGGGAGATCGTCACGGCGAAGGTGCGCATCGCGCGGTCGAGCGCCGAGACGGCCTGGCGGTGGTGGCCGCCCATCATGTGGGGATCGAGGACGTCAATGCCGAGGACATGGGAGCGGGGAATGCGCGAGAGCCAGCCGTGCGCGGGCGCGGGCATGGTCACCAGCCCCCTCAGCGAGTCCATCTCCTCCACGAGCCAGGCGAGCTGGGACGCGGTGTCGGTCGCCACCTTGGCGTGCCGCGCACGGACCGCGAGGTCCGACGCCCGCCGCTGCACGACCGCTGCGCCGAGCACGGCTGCCTCGAGCACCGTGAAGGTGCGGTGGGCGCTGTGGACGTCGAAGGCACGCGGCGCACTGCGGTACCTGCGCTCGGTCGCCAGGATCACGTCCGCCTCCTGCACCATCGCACCGGTGACCTGGCGGGCCCGGTGGGCCCACCGCGTCTGCTCCCCGTTCGCCCCGGCGAACCGGGCGCTGTCGGCGCACCACGGGGTGCCGACCTCGGCCCGCACCCCCGCGGTCTGCACCACCACCGCACCGGAGCCGCCCGCCTCCTCGAGACCGGCGCGCAGGGCGACGGCGGCTGCAGGGGCCAGGCAGGCATCGCTGCCACAGACCACGAGAACATTCGACATGTCGACCTCCCCCGGTATGTCCGCAAGGACCCATGTCTACCGGCTCGGGGTCTTCGTCGGACCCGCCAAACTGCAGGGTGCGGCTACGCACAACGCAGGAGCCACCGCGTCACTGAGGGGCACCTCGTGAGCACGACCACGGGACGCCACGCCGCCCCGCCCCGGGAGCGACCTCCCACCGTGGCGCCACGCCCTCCCCGAGCCGAGGGCGGTGCTCCGGGTCTCCAGACGTCGGCCGGCCGGTCCACGGAGGAGTCCGACGCGCCCGACGGCCAGCCCTCGAGCGGGTGGCCGCTGTACCTGTGCTGCATCCTGCTCGTCGCCTGCACGATCCCCTGGCGTCGTGGGACGTACTTCTCCGGCGGCCTCGACCCCGTCGTGGCGCTCAAGGGCCTCATCGGTGCGGCCGGGCTGGCGCTCTCGTTCTACCTGTCGCGGGACCGCGGCAGCCAGCTGCGGCTCGGCGCCCGCACGATCGCCCTGGCCACGTCGTACCTGGTGATCTCGGTCATCGGCGGCTGGGCGGCAGGGACGACTCTCCCGTCGCTGGTCATCGCGGTCCGGGTGGCGATGCTGCTCGCCAGCCTGGCGTTCCTGCTGCAGGCCTTCGGCATCGCCCGCGTCGTGCCGGCCATGCTGCGCACCATGGGCCTGCTCGCCGCCCTCGCCATCGCCACCGGCATCGGGACGCTCGCCAGCGGACGCCTCCAGGGCGGGATCCCCCCGCTGGCGCCCAACGAGATCGCCTTCCTCTGCGGTGCCCTGCTCCTGCTCACCGTGCACCGGATCGTCGAGCGCGAGGCGACGCGCGGGGAGCTGCCCCTCGCGGCGCTGCTCGCCGCCCTGGTCTGGCTGACCGGGTCGCGCACCACGGCGGCGACGCTCGCGGTCGCCCTGGTCGTCATCATCATCCAGGCCCGCCGGTTCTCCGTGCCCGCCTTCCTCGCCCTGGTGGCGGCCGTGCCGGCCGTGGCGTATGCCGTCCTGGCCACGAGCGCGGTCACGGACATGCTGCTGCGTGGCGGGAGCCAGAACGTCACGACGCTCAGCTCGCGCACCATCGCCTGGCAGGCCGCCCTGACCATGGACACCTCGACCTACCAACGGTGGTTCGGTGGCGGGCTGACCATGAAGCACATCCCCGTCGGTGGCCAGTACTGGCAGACCCAGCTGCTCGACAGCAGCTGGGTCTCGGGGCTGGTGCAGACCGGCATCCTCGGGCTCGCGGTGATCGGGCTGTGGGTGCTCACGACCACCGTGGCGGCCCTGCGCACCCCCCGGCCGTGGCGTCCGCTGTGGTTGGGCCTGCTCGTCTTCATCGTGTTCCGCAGCCTGCTCGAGAGCGGCTTGTTCGACGCCAGCACGTCGTTCATCGTCTTCGCCCTGGTGAGCCTGGCCTCCGAGCACTCGACCCGGGTGTCGGGTGCGGAGGAGGTCGACGCGGCTGCTCAGCCGCGCCGTGAGACCTCGCCCAGCAGCCTGGCCACCGCAGACCGGTAGCGCGCCGGCGCGTAGGCCTGCGCGGCGACGTCGGCGTCGCCGAGCGCGTCCTCCCGTGACTGCGGCCAGCGCCCCACCAGCCGCTGGACCGCGTCGGCGATGGCCCCGGGGTCGTCGTTGGTCACGGGGACGGCCGCGCGCAGCCGCCCTGCCGCCTCCCGCAGGCCGGTGTGGTCGCTCACCACGACCGGCCGCGCGCTGAGCGCCGCCTCGATCACGCTGTTGCCGAAGGACTCCTCCGCGCGTGACGGCACGAGCACGACGTCGGCCGCCCTCAGGTGCGGCCAGACGTCGGTGGCGAACCCGACCAGGGTGACCTGGTCCTGGACGCCCTCACGACGGACGAGCTCGACGAGCTCCTCGTGGTACCACTCGTACCCCGGGAAGACGTCTCCCACGACCTCGAGGCGGGCCTCGATGCCGCGGCGAGCCAGCTCGGACACCGCGAGCACGGCGAGGTCGACACCCTTGCGCGGCGACAGCCGACCGACGAACACGAGGCGCACGACGTCGAGCCGCTCGCGCGGTGCCTCCACCCGGTCGGGACCGGCCACACCGTTGGGCACGACCACCATCCGGGCCGTCGGTCCCCCTGACGACGCGGCCACGGCCCGGCTGGTCTCGCTGTTGCAGATCACGCGGGTGGCCAACCGCGTGGGCAGGGCCAGGCCGACCCGGGCGACCCGGGGAACCGAGCTCTCGGCCTCGTGCACGTGGATCACCGACGGGACCCGCAGGACCTTCGCGACCAGCAGCCAGAGCGGGATGGTGACGGTGTTGACGTAGAGGACGT from Pedococcus aerophilus includes the following:
- a CDS encoding glycosyltransferase, giving the protein MTSAPPEIGRRVALVANPSADLYGSDRMVLEAVRGLRESGWHVVVAATQDGPLKAEMIALGARWQLCRAPVVRKSNLSPSGLVRLAGEVVRGLPSMVRILRRVRPDVLYVNTVTIPLWLLVAKVLRVPSVIHVHEAESSVPRVARVGLALPTRLATRVICNSETSRAVAASSGGPTARMVVVPNGVAGPDRVEAPRERLDVVRLVFVGRLSPRKGVDLAVLAVSELARRGIEARLEVVGDVFPGYEWYHEELVELVRREGVQDQVTLVGFATDVWPHLRAADVVLVPSRAEESFGNSVIEAALSARPVVVSDHTGLREAAGRLRAAVPVTNDDPGAIADAVQRLVGRWPQSREDALGDADVAAQAYAPARYRSAVARLLGEVSRRG